A window from Citrus sinensis cultivar Valencia sweet orange chromosome 5, DVS_A1.0, whole genome shotgun sequence encodes these proteins:
- the LOC102620416 gene encoding uncharacterized protein LOC102620416 isoform X2: MEEERNSKFERGEMVWARVVYPHQWWPGAVIRQDSLGILVSFSFNNNNNNNINSKNCPRCRYFIESEVVSFEPNFKSLVLKCTNDDLLNRALKRSGKNVLSSLKERRRSDLFRPREVLGFARSAAVSSWFEVIDYLDAANAFAQFTAFRRHFFSSASDPAALDAGDDCREFSEKGEDNMLACSTNGSNISDISPEVSLSRWGKDQLEVCSTSETERQKIQPFQDMMDIKVRGGGKGNTTLPIEPSLESPINCLGLKRQLDQSSSDFEPPLKRHNSLSFSLNRADAYLWRSNEGFKAFLSDTSILGNACSSLCELFNTMATDMSLSFTEACGHILRNITGCESDLFKSLFSGSQLDFKTQSPSAIVAQTSASSLKELDLNLLYLSLIKCTTSHCSNQKIIEISTVQNPDETVQTVDNRGTHIPSANVQQPEDCGSIMENHNALISYANDITEKLMQTPPAQSMSNSTIGIHTNDTITVTRGTWNLHSHPTADELKMMHCSSVPSKYSFKKKKKLLKPVTSSSAVNSKVGQQSEVPTLAVSRSLLMKFPKDFSLPSKEELVKKFSPFGMIDCLNTKVYFYTGSAQVVFLHQLDAMAAYQYAKRKKIAFGKADVKFWLDPLQDKRESKNLVSSLSCAAELSGFNIRSCLKKSRVLEKEGKSSSKRVRFSMET, encoded by the exons atggAGGAGGAgcgaaattcaaaatttgagagGGGAGAGATGGTGTGGGCAAGAGTAGTGTATCCTCACCAATGGTGGCCTGGTGCTGTCATCAGACAAGACTCTCTCGGCATCTTAGTCTCCTTCTctttcaacaacaacaacaacaacaatattaattCCAAAAACTGCCCTCGCTGTCGATATTTCATCGAATCAGAAGTGGTTTCTTTCGAGCCCAATTTCAAGTCCCTCGTCCTCAAGTGCACGAACGACGACTTGCTGAATCGCGCCCTGAAGCGGTCCGGCAAAAATGTTTTGTCGAGCTTGAAAGAACGGCGTCGTTCCGATTTGTTTCGGCCTCGAGAGGTTTTGGGTTTTGCTCGCAGCGCGGCGGTTTCGTCTTGGTTCGAAGTTATCGATTATCTTGACGCTGCTAATGCCTTTGCTCAGTTTACTGCTTTTCGCCGTCATTTTTTCAGCTCAGCTTCTG ATCCAGCTGCTTTGGATGCTGGCGATGATTGTCGGGAATTCTCCGAGAAAGGGGAAGATAACATGTTAGCTTGTTCGACCAATGGAAGCAACATATCCGATATTTCTCCAGAAGTGTCTTTAAGCCGTTGGGGCAAAGATCAGCTTGAAGTCTGTTCAACGAGTGAAACTGAACGACAGAAGATACAACCATTTCAAGACATGATG GACATTAAGGTTCGTGGTGGAGGAAAAGGGAACACTACTCTTCCCATTGAACCTTCTCTGGAAAGCCCTATTAACTGCCTAGGTCTAAAGAGGCAGCTTGACCAATCTTCTTCTGATTTTGAACCTCCTCTAAAGCGACACAATTCTTTGTCTTTCTCATTAAATAGAGCTGATGCTTATCTTTGGAGAAGTAATGAAGGATTCAAAGCCTTTCTTTCTGATACTTCCATTTTAGGAAATGCTTGTTCCAGTCTTTGTGAATTATTCAATACCATGGCAACAGATATGTCTTTATCTTTCACTGAAGCTTGTGGTCATATTCTAAGAAATATAACTGGATGTGAGTCAGACTTATTCAAGTCTTTGTTTTCCGGATCCCAACTGGACTTCAAGACTCAAAGTCCCTCTGCTATTGTGGCTCAAACTTCAGCAAGTAGCTTGAAGGAATTGGATCTGAATTTGCTCTATCTTTCCCTAATAAAATGCACAACATCTCATTGTAGCAACCAGAAGATTATTGAAATCTCTACAGTTCAGAATCCAGATGAAACTGTTCAGACAGTTGACAACCGTGGAACCCATATACCTTCTGCCAATGTCCAGCAGCCAGAAGATTGTGGATCCATTATGGAAAATCATAATGCCTTGATATCTTATGCTAATGATATTACTGAGAAGCTGATGCAAACTCCTCCTGCTCAATCCATGTCAAATAGCACAATCGGAATTCATACTAATGACACAATTACTGTAACCAGAGGAACCTGGAATTTACATTCTCATCCTACTGCTGACGAACTCAAGATGATGCATTGCAGTAGTGTGCCATCCAAGTACAGctttaagaagaagaagaagctctTAAAACCTGTTACTTCTTCTTCAGCGGTCAATTCAAAAGTGGGACAGCAATCAGAAGTTCCAACTCTTGCTGTTTCTCGATCTTTGTTGATGAAGTTCCCAAAGGATTTTAGTCTGCCATCCAAGGAGGAGCTGGTAAAAAAGTTTAGTCCATTTGGTATGATAGATTGTTTGAACACAAAAGTCTACTTCTACACTGGCTCTGCTCAAGTAGTCTTCTTACACCAGCTTGATGCAATGGCGGCTTACCAATATGCAAAGAGGAAGAAGATTGCCTTTGGTAAAGCAGATGTCAAATTTTGGCTTGATCCTTTGCAAGATAAGAGAGAATCCAAGAATCTTGTTTCCTCTCTGTCATGTGCAGCAGAATTGTCTGGATTCAACATAAGATCATGCCTTAAGAAGTCCAGAGTCCTTGAGAAAGAAGGTAAAAGTTCTAGTAAAAGGGTAAGGTTTTCGATGGAAACCTAG
- the LOC102620416 gene encoding uncharacterized protein LOC102620416 isoform X1, with protein MEEERNSKFERGEMVWARVVYPHQWWPGAVIRQDSLGILVSFSFNNNNNNNINSKNCPRCRYFIESEVVSFEPNFKSLVLKCTNDDLLNRALKRSGKNVLSSLKERRRSDLFRPREVLGFARSAAVSSWFEVIDYLDAANAFAQFTAFRRHFFSSASEADPAALDAGDDCREFSEKGEDNMLACSTNGSNISDISPEVSLSRWGKDQLEVCSTSETERQKIQPFQDMMDIKVRGGGKGNTTLPIEPSLESPINCLGLKRQLDQSSSDFEPPLKRHNSLSFSLNRADAYLWRSNEGFKAFLSDTSILGNACSSLCELFNTMATDMSLSFTEACGHILRNITGCESDLFKSLFSGSQLDFKTQSPSAIVAQTSASSLKELDLNLLYLSLIKCTTSHCSNQKIIEISTVQNPDETVQTVDNRGTHIPSANVQQPEDCGSIMENHNALISYANDITEKLMQTPPAQSMSNSTIGIHTNDTITVTRGTWNLHSHPTADELKMMHCSSVPSKYSFKKKKKLLKPVTSSSAVNSKVGQQSEVPTLAVSRSLLMKFPKDFSLPSKEELVKKFSPFGMIDCLNTKVYFYTGSAQVVFLHQLDAMAAYQYAKRKKIAFGKADVKFWLDPLQDKRESKNLVSSLSCAAELSGFNIRSCLKKSRVLEKEGKSSSKRVRFSMET; from the exons atggAGGAGGAgcgaaattcaaaatttgagagGGGAGAGATGGTGTGGGCAAGAGTAGTGTATCCTCACCAATGGTGGCCTGGTGCTGTCATCAGACAAGACTCTCTCGGCATCTTAGTCTCCTTCTctttcaacaacaacaacaacaacaatattaattCCAAAAACTGCCCTCGCTGTCGATATTTCATCGAATCAGAAGTGGTTTCTTTCGAGCCCAATTTCAAGTCCCTCGTCCTCAAGTGCACGAACGACGACTTGCTGAATCGCGCCCTGAAGCGGTCCGGCAAAAATGTTTTGTCGAGCTTGAAAGAACGGCGTCGTTCCGATTTGTTTCGGCCTCGAGAGGTTTTGGGTTTTGCTCGCAGCGCGGCGGTTTCGTCTTGGTTCGAAGTTATCGATTATCTTGACGCTGCTAATGCCTTTGCTCAGTTTACTGCTTTTCGCCGTCATTTTTTCAGCTCAGCTTCTG AAGCAGATCCAGCTGCTTTGGATGCTGGCGATGATTGTCGGGAATTCTCCGAGAAAGGGGAAGATAACATGTTAGCTTGTTCGACCAATGGAAGCAACATATCCGATATTTCTCCAGAAGTGTCTTTAAGCCGTTGGGGCAAAGATCAGCTTGAAGTCTGTTCAACGAGTGAAACTGAACGACAGAAGATACAACCATTTCAAGACATGATG GACATTAAGGTTCGTGGTGGAGGAAAAGGGAACACTACTCTTCCCATTGAACCTTCTCTGGAAAGCCCTATTAACTGCCTAGGTCTAAAGAGGCAGCTTGACCAATCTTCTTCTGATTTTGAACCTCCTCTAAAGCGACACAATTCTTTGTCTTTCTCATTAAATAGAGCTGATGCTTATCTTTGGAGAAGTAATGAAGGATTCAAAGCCTTTCTTTCTGATACTTCCATTTTAGGAAATGCTTGTTCCAGTCTTTGTGAATTATTCAATACCATGGCAACAGATATGTCTTTATCTTTCACTGAAGCTTGTGGTCATATTCTAAGAAATATAACTGGATGTGAGTCAGACTTATTCAAGTCTTTGTTTTCCGGATCCCAACTGGACTTCAAGACTCAAAGTCCCTCTGCTATTGTGGCTCAAACTTCAGCAAGTAGCTTGAAGGAATTGGATCTGAATTTGCTCTATCTTTCCCTAATAAAATGCACAACATCTCATTGTAGCAACCAGAAGATTATTGAAATCTCTACAGTTCAGAATCCAGATGAAACTGTTCAGACAGTTGACAACCGTGGAACCCATATACCTTCTGCCAATGTCCAGCAGCCAGAAGATTGTGGATCCATTATGGAAAATCATAATGCCTTGATATCTTATGCTAATGATATTACTGAGAAGCTGATGCAAACTCCTCCTGCTCAATCCATGTCAAATAGCACAATCGGAATTCATACTAATGACACAATTACTGTAACCAGAGGAACCTGGAATTTACATTCTCATCCTACTGCTGACGAACTCAAGATGATGCATTGCAGTAGTGTGCCATCCAAGTACAGctttaagaagaagaagaagctctTAAAACCTGTTACTTCTTCTTCAGCGGTCAATTCAAAAGTGGGACAGCAATCAGAAGTTCCAACTCTTGCTGTTTCTCGATCTTTGTTGATGAAGTTCCCAAAGGATTTTAGTCTGCCATCCAAGGAGGAGCTGGTAAAAAAGTTTAGTCCATTTGGTATGATAGATTGTTTGAACACAAAAGTCTACTTCTACACTGGCTCTGCTCAAGTAGTCTTCTTACACCAGCTTGATGCAATGGCGGCTTACCAATATGCAAAGAGGAAGAAGATTGCCTTTGGTAAAGCAGATGTCAAATTTTGGCTTGATCCTTTGCAAGATAAGAGAGAATCCAAGAATCTTGTTTCCTCTCTGTCATGTGCAGCAGAATTGTCTGGATTCAACATAAGATCATGCCTTAAGAAGTCCAGAGTCCTTGAGAAAGAAGGTAAAAGTTCTAGTAAAAGGGTAAGGTTTTCGATGGAAACCTAG